The Mesorhizobium loti genome includes a region encoding these proteins:
- a CDS encoding complex I NDUFA9 subunit family protein, whose product MTEILQTPKLVVVFGGSGFVGRHVVRALAKRGYRIRVACRRPDLAGHLQPLGNVGQIQPVQANVRMRWSVDRAVQGADHVVNLVAILHESGRQKFSAVHEFGARAVAEAARAVGAGLTHVSALGADANSESDYARTKALGEKAVMETIKDAVIFRPSVNFGPEDEFFNRFANMARYSPVLPLIGGGQTKFQPVYVGDVAEAVARSVDGKVDGGQIYELGGPRVLTFKECMEELLAVIERKRLLVPVPWWVANIQASILGLLPNPLLTKDQVMQLREHNIVSDAAAKANRTLAGLGIQPQSIATILPSYLWRYRAAGQFQQRKPAA is encoded by the coding sequence ATGACCGAAATCCTGCAGACCCCAAAGCTCGTCGTCGTCTTTGGCGGATCAGGCTTTGTCGGCCGCCATGTGGTGCGCGCGCTGGCCAAGCGCGGCTATCGCATCCGCGTCGCCTGCCGGCGGCCCGATCTCGCCGGCCATCTGCAGCCGCTTGGCAATGTGGGCCAGATCCAGCCGGTGCAGGCCAATGTGCGCATGCGCTGGTCGGTCGACCGCGCCGTTCAGGGTGCCGACCATGTCGTCAATCTGGTCGCCATCCTGCATGAGAGCGGCCGGCAGAAATTCTCTGCCGTGCACGAATTCGGCGCCCGCGCGGTGGCCGAAGCCGCGCGCGCCGTCGGCGCCGGCCTCACCCATGTCTCGGCGCTAGGCGCGGATGCGAACTCCGAATCGGACTACGCGCGCACCAAGGCGCTTGGCGAAAAGGCCGTCATGGAGACGATCAAGGACGCGGTCATCTTTCGCCCGTCGGTCAACTTTGGGCCAGAGGACGAATTCTTCAACCGCTTCGCCAACATGGCGCGGTATTCGCCGGTGCTGCCGCTGATCGGTGGCGGCCAGACCAAGTTCCAGCCGGTCTATGTCGGCGACGTCGCCGAAGCGGTGGCGCGCTCCGTCGACGGCAAGGTCGATGGCGGCCAGATTTATGAGCTCGGCGGGCCGAGGGTGCTCACTTTCAAGGAATGCATGGAAGAATTGCTCGCGGTGATCGAGCGCAAGCGCCTGCTGGTGCCGGTGCCGTGGTGGGTGGCCAACATCCAGGCCTCGATCCTCGGCCTCCTGCCCAATCCGCTGCTGACCAAGGACCAGGTGATGCAGTTGCGCGAGCACAACATCGTCTCGGACGCGGCCGCCAAGGCCAACCGGACACTCGCCGGGCTCGGCATCCAGCCGCAATCGATCGCGACGATCCTGCCCAGCTACCTCTGGCGCTACCGCGCCGCCGGGCAGTTCCAGCAGCGCAAGCCGGCAGCTTAA
- a CDS encoding cytochrome P450, translated as MDIQPAPFVPPAPKPRTTPPSTLEMIRIVYRNPLELWGEHTYNEPWISANGVGGHLIVANDPGLIRHVLVDNARNYKMATVRQKILRPILRDGLLTAEGEVWKRSRKAMAPVFTPRHIFGFAQPMLRRTQDFVTRYEDGGTSDIAHDMTLLTYDILAETLFSGEIAGEPGSFANEIDRLFETMGRVDPLDLLRAPDWLPRLTRIRGRKTMAYFRKIVTDTVKMREEKFKRDPDGVPQDFLTLLLKAEGPEGLTRAEVEDNIITFIGAGHETTARALGWTLYCLAESPWERNRVEQEIDRVLAREPDPTKWLDAMPFTRAAFDEALRLYPPAPSINREPIEPEMWKDLYIPKHAAVLVMPWVVHRHRKLWDRPNAFLPERFHPGNREKIDRFQYLPFGAGPRVCIGASFAMQEAIIALAIMLSRFRFDTTAETKPWPVQKLTTQPQGGLPMRVTPR; from the coding sequence ATGGACATCCAGCCCGCCCCATTCGTCCCCCCGGCGCCGAAGCCGCGCACGACGCCGCCCTCGACGCTGGAGATGATCCGCATCGTCTACCGCAATCCGCTCGAACTGTGGGGTGAGCACACCTACAACGAGCCCTGGATTTCGGCGAATGGCGTTGGCGGACATCTGATCGTCGCCAACGATCCAGGCCTTATCCGCCACGTGCTGGTCGACAACGCCAGGAACTACAAGATGGCGACGGTGCGTCAGAAGATCCTGCGCCCGATCCTTCGCGACGGCCTGCTGACCGCCGAGGGCGAAGTCTGGAAGCGGTCGCGCAAGGCGATGGCGCCGGTGTTCACGCCGCGCCACATTTTCGGCTTCGCCCAGCCGATGCTCAGGCGCACGCAGGACTTCGTCACCCGCTACGAAGACGGCGGCACGTCTGACATCGCCCATGACATGACGCTGCTCACCTATGACATCCTGGCCGAGACGCTGTTTTCCGGCGAGATCGCTGGCGAGCCCGGCAGTTTCGCCAATGAGATCGACCGCCTGTTCGAGACCATGGGCCGCGTCGACCCGCTCGATTTGTTGCGCGCGCCCGACTGGCTGCCGCGTCTCACCCGCATCCGCGGTCGCAAGACCATGGCCTATTTCCGCAAGATCGTCACCGATACGGTCAAGATGCGCGAAGAGAAATTCAAGCGCGACCCCGATGGGGTGCCGCAGGATTTCCTGACGCTGCTGCTCAAGGCCGAGGGGCCGGAGGGACTGACGCGAGCCGAGGTCGAGGACAACATCATCACCTTCATCGGCGCCGGCCATGAGACGACCGCGCGTGCGCTCGGCTGGACGCTCTATTGCCTCGCGGAATCACCGTGGGAGCGCAACCGGGTCGAACAGGAGATCGACCGGGTGCTCGCACGCGAGCCCGATCCGACGAAATGGCTCGATGCCATGCCGTTCACGCGCGCGGCTTTCGACGAAGCGCTCCGGCTCTATCCGCCGGCGCCGTCGATCAACCGCGAGCCGATCGAGCCGGAAATGTGGAAGGATCTTTATATCCCCAAGCACGCCGCGGTGCTGGTGATGCCATGGGTCGTGCATCGCCACAGGAAGCTGTGGGACCGGCCGAACGCCTTCCTGCCGGAGCGCTTCCACCCGGGAAATCGCGAAAAGATCGACCGCTTCCAGTATCTGCCGTTTGGCGCCGGTCCGCGCGTCTGCATCGGCGCCAGCTTCGCCATGCAGGAGGCGATCATCGCGCTGGCGATCATGCTGTCGCGCTTCCGCTTCGACACCACCGCCGAAACCAAACCCTGGCCGGTGCAGAAACTGACGACACAGCCGCAAGGTGGTCTACCGATGCGGGTCACGCCGAGATAG
- a CDS encoding NAD(P)H-dependent oxidoreductase yields the protein MKHQLNIIIGSTRPGRTGPVFAEWLERFAREHGKFEPVLTDIDTFKLPVLDEPHHPRLGNYQNDHTKAWSKAIDAADAFVFVAPEYNYFVAPAIVNAIDYLSREWKYKAAAIFSYGGVSGGLRAAQALKPLLTSVGVMPISEGVALPMYQKLLDENGAFNASEQVQGGAKTMLDELSRWSEALKPMRAA from the coding sequence TTGAAGCACCAGTTGAACATCATCATCGGCAGCACGCGGCCTGGCCGCACCGGACCGGTTTTTGCCGAGTGGCTGGAGAGGTTCGCGCGCGAGCACGGAAAGTTCGAGCCGGTGCTGACCGACATCGATACGTTCAAGCTTCCGGTGCTGGACGAACCGCACCATCCACGGCTTGGCAACTACCAGAACGACCATACCAAGGCCTGGTCCAAGGCGATCGACGCCGCCGATGCCTTCGTCTTCGTGGCGCCGGAATACAATTATTTCGTGGCGCCGGCGATCGTCAACGCGATCGACTATCTCTCGCGCGAGTGGAAGTACAAAGCTGCCGCCATTTTCAGCTATGGCGGCGTCTCCGGCGGCCTGCGTGCGGCGCAGGCGCTGAAGCCGCTGCTGACCTCGGTGGGTGTCATGCCGATCTCGGAAGGCGTCGCCCTGCCGATGTATCAGAAACTGCTCGACGAGAACGGGGCTTTCAACGCCAGCGAACAGGTGCAGGGCGGAGCCAAAACCATGCTCGACGAGCTGTCGCGCTGGAGCGAGGCCTTGAAGCCGATGCGGGCTGCCTGA
- the gyrB gene encoding DNA topoisomerase (ATP-hydrolyzing) subunit B has translation MSDQIDNNNGAEAEYGADSIKVLKGLDAVRKRPGMYIGDTDDGSGLHHMVYEVVDNAIDEALAGHADLVTVTLNPDGSVTVIDNGRGIPTDIHTGEGISAAEVIMTQLHAGGKFDQNSYKVSGGLHGVGVSVVNALSAWLKLRIRRNGQIFEMSFTHGNADAPLKATGSYEQDKQPGTYEGRSGSEITFFPSSETFTMVEFDFGTLEHRLRELAFLNSGVRIILTDARHADVVRHELHYDGGLEEFVKYLDRVKKPLIDKPIAIKAERDGITVEVAMWWNDSYHENVLAFTNNIPQRDGGTHLAGFRGALTRQITGYGESSGLTKREKVGLIGDDCREGLTAVLSVKVPDPKFSSQTKDKLVSSEVRPVVEGLVNEALGTWLEEHPAEGKVVIDKVIQAAAAREAARKARDITRKSSLGITSLPGKLADCQERDPAKSEIFIVEGDSAGGSAKGGRSRQNQAILPLRGKILNVERARFDRMLGSEMIGTLITALGTSIGKDEFNADKLRYHKIILMTDADVDGAHIRTLLLTFFFRQMPELIERGHLYIAQPPLYKVTRGKSSQYIKDESAFEEFLIGSGLEEASLTLGSGEVRIGQDLRGAIDDALAVRQLINGLHTRYNRGVVEQAAIAGGLNPDVFTDLAQANAMAERIAKRLDIIAEDTERGWTGRMSTSNEGIGGYVFERTVRSVKEYAHLDLGLINSADARQLDRYAPRLTEVYGEPPVLRRKDVSETISGPMALLNAVFATGRKGLTMQRYKGLGEMNAEQLWETTLDPNVRSLLQVKVNDATDADSLFSRLMGDEVEPRREFIQDNALSVANLDI, from the coding sequence ATGAGCGATCAGATCGACAACAACAACGGCGCTGAAGCCGAATACGGCGCTGATTCCATCAAGGTTTTGAAGGGGTTGGATGCTGTCCGCAAACGCCCCGGAATGTATATCGGCGATACCGACGACGGTTCGGGCCTGCATCACATGGTCTATGAGGTGGTCGACAACGCGATCGACGAGGCGCTGGCGGGCCACGCCGACCTCGTCACCGTGACGCTCAACCCCGACGGTTCGGTCACCGTGATCGACAATGGCCGCGGCATTCCGACCGATATCCACACCGGCGAAGGCATTTCGGCGGCCGAAGTGATCATGACGCAGCTGCATGCCGGCGGCAAGTTCGACCAGAACTCCTACAAGGTCTCGGGCGGCCTGCATGGCGTCGGCGTCTCGGTGGTCAATGCGCTTTCGGCCTGGCTGAAGCTCAGGATTCGCCGCAATGGCCAGATCTTCGAGATGAGCTTCACGCATGGCAATGCCGACGCGCCGCTGAAGGCCACCGGCAGCTATGAGCAGGACAAGCAGCCCGGCACCTATGAAGGGCGCAGCGGCAGCGAGATCACCTTCTTCCCGTCGTCCGAGACCTTCACCATGGTCGAGTTCGATTTCGGCACGCTGGAGCACCGGCTGCGCGAGCTCGCCTTCCTGAATTCCGGCGTGCGCATCATTTTGACCGATGCCCGCCATGCCGACGTCGTGCGCCATGAACTGCACTATGATGGCGGGCTGGAAGAGTTCGTCAAATATCTCGACCGGGTGAAGAAGCCGCTGATCGACAAGCCGATCGCCATCAAGGCCGAGCGCGACGGCATCACCGTCGAAGTGGCGATGTGGTGGAACGACAGCTACCACGAGAACGTGCTGGCCTTCACCAACAACATCCCGCAGCGCGACGGCGGCACCCATCTGGCCGGTTTCCGCGGCGCGCTGACACGCCAGATCACCGGCTATGGCGAATCCTCGGGGCTGACCAAGAGGGAAAAGGTGGGGCTGATCGGCGACGATTGCCGCGAGGGCCTGACGGCGGTGCTGTCGGTCAAGGTTCCCGACCCGAAATTCTCCTCGCAGACCAAGGACAAGCTGGTCTCGTCCGAAGTCCGCCCCGTGGTTGAAGGACTGGTCAACGAGGCTCTCGGCACCTGGCTCGAGGAACATCCGGCCGAAGGCAAGGTGGTGATCGACAAGGTGATCCAGGCCGCCGCGGCGCGCGAGGCGGCGCGCAAGGCCCGCGACATCACCCGCAAGAGTTCACTCGGCATCACCTCGCTGCCCGGCAAGCTGGCCGACTGCCAGGAACGCGACCCGGCGAAATCCGAGATCTTCATCGTCGAGGGTGACTCCGCCGGCGGCTCGGCCAAGGGCGGCCGTTCGCGCCAGAACCAGGCCATCCTTCCGCTGCGCGGCAAGATCCTCAATGTCGAGCGGGCCCGTTTCGACCGTATGCTCGGCTCCGAGATGATCGGCACGCTGATCACCGCGCTCGGCACCTCGATCGGCAAGGACGAGTTCAACGCCGACAAGTTGCGCTACCACAAGATCATCCTGATGACCGACGCCGACGTCGACGGCGCCCATATCAGAACCTTGCTGCTCACCTTCTTCTTCCGGCAGATGCCGGAGCTGATCGAGCGCGGCCATCTCTACATCGCCCAGCCGCCGCTCTACAAAGTGACGCGTGGCAAGAGCTCGCAATACATCAAGGACGAGAGCGCCTTCGAGGAATTCCTGATCGGCTCGGGTCTGGAGGAAGCATCGCTTACACTCGGCTCGGGCGAGGTTCGCATCGGACAGGATCTGCGCGGCGCCATCGATGACGCGCTGGCCGTGCGCCAGCTGATCAACGGCCTGCATACGCGCTACAACAGGGGCGTGGTCGAGCAGGCGGCGATTGCCGGCGGCCTCAACCCGGACGTCTTTACCGATCTCGCCCAGGCCAACGCCATGGCCGAGCGCATCGCCAAGCGTCTCGACATCATCGCCGAGGACACCGAACGCGGCTGGACCGGTCGCATGTCGACCTCGAACGAGGGCATTGGCGGTTATGTGTTCGAGCGCACGGTGCGCAGCGTCAAGGAATACGCGCATCTCGATCTGGGGCTGATCAATTCGGCCGATGCACGTCAGCTCGACCGCTATGCGCCGCGCCTTACGGAAGTCTATGGCGAACCACCGGTGCTGCGCCGCAAGGATGTCTCGGAGACCATCTCGGGGCCGATGGCGCTGCTCAACGCGGTCTTCGCGACCGGGCGCAAGGGCCTGACCATGCAGCGCTACAAGGGTCTCGGCGAGATGAACGCCGAACAGCTTTGGGAAACCACGCTCGATCCGAACGTGCGCTCGCTGCTGCAGGTCAAGGTCAACGACGCGACGGATGCGGATAGTCTGTTCTCGCGGTTGATGGGCGACGAGGTCGAACCCAGGCGTGAGTTCATCCAGGACAACGCGCTGTCGGTCGCCAATCTGGATATCTGA
- a CDS encoding NAD(P)(+) transhydrogenase (Re/Si-specific) subunit beta, with translation MNANFASFLYLVSGVLFIMALRGLSHPTTSRQGNLYGMIGMGIAIATTLALATPSAGRFGLIVLGLAIGGGVGAVTARRIAMTSMPQLVAAFHSLVGLAAVMVAAAAIYAPESFGIGTDGDIHAQALIEMSLGVAIGAITFTGSVIAFLKLDGRMSGKPIMIGGRHFINAALAIALVVLIVLLVTTEAKLVFWLIVAASLVLGILLIIPIGGADMPVVVSMLNSYSGWAAAALGFTLGNLALIITGALVGSSGAILSYIMCKGMNRSFISVILGGFGGETAVAADDGIERTVKQGSADDAAYLMMNAQKVIIVPGYGMAVAQAQHALREMADKLKANGVDVKYAIHPVAGRMPGHMNVLLAEANVPYDEVFELEDINSEFAQADVAYVIGANDVTNPSARDDKSSPIYGMPILDVDKARTCLFVKRSLGSGYAGIDNTLFYKDGTMMLLGDAKKMTEEIVKAMDH, from the coding sequence ATGAACGCCAACTTCGCGTCCTTCCTCTATCTGGTCTCCGGCGTCCTGTTCATCATGGCGTTGCGCGGCCTGTCGCATCCGACCACCAGCCGCCAGGGCAATCTCTACGGCATGATAGGCATGGGCATCGCCATCGCCACCACACTGGCGCTGGCGACCCCGTCCGCCGGCCGCTTCGGCCTGATCGTGCTTGGCCTTGCCATTGGCGGCGGCGTCGGCGCCGTCACCGCGCGCCGCATCGCCATGACCTCTATGCCGCAACTGGTCGCTGCCTTCCACAGCCTCGTCGGCCTCGCCGCCGTCATGGTGGCTGCCGCGGCCATCTATGCCCCGGAAAGCTTCGGCATCGGCACGGATGGCGACATCCATGCCCAGGCCCTGATCGAGATGAGCCTTGGCGTCGCCATCGGCGCCATCACCTTCACCGGCTCGGTCATCGCCTTCCTCAAGCTCGACGGCCGCATGTCCGGCAAGCCGATCATGATCGGCGGCCGTCACTTCATCAACGCAGCGCTTGCCATCGCGCTCGTCGTCCTGATCGTTCTGCTGGTGACCACCGAGGCCAAGCTGGTGTTCTGGCTGATCGTCGCCGCCTCGCTGGTGCTCGGCATACTGCTGATCATCCCGATCGGCGGCGCCGATATGCCGGTCGTCGTCTCGATGCTGAATTCCTACTCGGGTTGGGCGGCGGCCGCACTCGGCTTCACGCTCGGCAATCTGGCGCTGATCATCACCGGCGCGCTGGTCGGCTCGTCCGGCGCGATCCTGTCCTACATCATGTGCAAGGGCATGAACCGGAGCTTCATCTCGGTCATCCTCGGCGGCTTCGGCGGCGAGACGGCGGTAGCGGCCGACGACGGCATCGAGCGCACGGTCAAGCAGGGCTCGGCCGACGACGCCGCCTATCTGATGATGAACGCGCAGAAAGTCATCATCGTGCCGGGCTACGGCATGGCGGTTGCCCAGGCTCAGCATGCGCTGCGCGAAATGGCCGACAAGCTCAAAGCCAACGGCGTCGACGTCAAATACGCCATTCACCCGGTGGCCGGCCGCATGCCCGGCCACATGAACGTGCTGCTCGCCGAAGCCAACGTGCCTTACGACGAAGTGTTCGAACTCGAGGACATCAACTCCGAATTCGCGCAGGCCGACGTTGCCTATGTCATCGGCGCCAACGATGTCACCAACCCGTCCGCGCGCGACGACAAATCGTCGCCGATCTACGGCATGCCGATCCTCGACGTCGACAAGGCCCGCACCTGCCTGTTCGTCAAGCGCTCGCTCGGTTCCGGCTATGCCGGCATCGACAACACGCTGTTCTACAAGGACGGCACCATGATGCTGCTCGGCGACGCCAAGAAGATGACCGAGGAAATCGTCAAGGCCATGGATCACTGA
- a CDS encoding NAD(P) transhydrogenase subunit alpha: MDQTLQKALDQLDQASAAVRLAVHNMATAPGGADAAGDAAHALSGGAIDPFVFRFAIFILAIFVGYYVVWSVTPALHTPLMAVTNAISSVIVVGALLAVGIAASGVAAGFGFVALMLVSVNIFGGFLVTQRMLAMYKKKDK; the protein is encoded by the coding sequence ATGGACCAGACCCTGCAGAAAGCCCTCGACCAGCTCGACCAGGCCTCCGCCGCCGTCCGGCTGGCGGTGCACAATATGGCGACCGCACCCGGTGGTGCCGATGCCGCGGGTGATGCCGCGCATGCGCTGTCCGGCGGCGCCATAGATCCCTTCGTCTTCCGCTTCGCCATCTTCATCCTGGCGATCTTCGTCGGCTACTACGTCGTCTGGTCGGTGACCCCGGCGCTGCATACGCCGCTGATGGCCGTCACCAACGCCATCTCCTCGGTCATCGTCGTCGGCGCGCTGCTTGCCGTCGGCATCGCCGCCTCCGGTGTTGCGGCTGGCTTCGGCTTCGTCGCGCTGATGCTGGTCTCGGTCAACATCTTCGGCGGCTTCCTCGTCACCCAGCGCATGCTGGCCATGTACAAGAAGAAGGACAAGTAG
- a CDS encoding Re/Si-specific NAD(P)(+) transhydrogenase subunit alpha: MGQTVFIPRELDANEPRVAASPDTVKRLVALGFDVVVEAGAGLNSRIVDADYASVGAAIGKASDVAKADVVLKVRRPGDAELKSYKPGTAVIAIMDPYGNDAAVAALAKAGVTAFSMEFMPRITRAQSMDVLSSQANLAGYQAVIDGASEYDRALPMMMTAAGTVPAAKVFIMGVGVAGLQAIATARRLGAVVTATDVRPAAKEQVASLGAKFLAVEDEEFKAAETAGGYAKEMSKEYQAKQAALTSEHIAKQDIVITTALIPGRPAPKLVSAAMVASMKPGSVLVDLAVERGGNVEGAVPGQVVTTANGVKIVGHLNVPGRIAASASLLYARNLFAFLETLVDKTTKTLAINRDDDLVKATMLTDGGKVVHPAFAKADQQPHVEPAAIPAKTMVADASPAAKKAAPKKAAASKSPSSKPKGIA, translated from the coding sequence GTGGGACAGACGGTTTTCATCCCTCGTGAACTCGATGCCAACGAGCCGCGCGTCGCGGCCTCGCCCGACACGGTGAAACGGCTGGTGGCGCTGGGCTTCGACGTCGTTGTCGAGGCCGGTGCCGGTTTGAATTCGCGCATCGTCGATGCCGATTATGCGAGCGTTGGCGCCGCCATCGGCAAGGCTTCCGATGTCGCCAAGGCCGATGTGGTGCTGAAGGTGCGTCGGCCCGGTGATGCCGAGCTGAAGAGCTACAAGCCCGGTACGGCGGTCATCGCCATCATGGATCCCTATGGCAACGATGCCGCCGTGGCAGCCCTTGCCAAGGCCGGCGTCACCGCTTTCTCGATGGAATTCATGCCGCGCATCACCCGCGCCCAGTCGATGGACGTCTTGTCCTCGCAGGCCAATCTTGCCGGCTATCAGGCGGTGATCGACGGCGCTTCGGAATATGATCGCGCATTGCCGATGATGATGACGGCGGCGGGCACGGTGCCGGCGGCAAAGGTCTTCATCATGGGCGTCGGCGTTGCCGGCCTGCAGGCGATCGCCACCGCGCGCCGGCTAGGCGCGGTCGTCACAGCCACCGACGTTCGCCCCGCCGCCAAGGAACAGGTAGCCTCGCTCGGCGCGAAGTTCCTCGCGGTCGAGGACGAGGAGTTCAAGGCTGCCGAGACGGCCGGCGGCTACGCCAAGGAAATGTCGAAGGAATACCAGGCCAAGCAGGCGGCACTCACATCAGAGCACATTGCCAAGCAGGACATCGTCATCACCACGGCGCTGATCCCAGGTCGGCCGGCGCCGAAGCTGGTGTCGGCGGCGATGGTCGCCTCGATGAAGCCGGGCTCGGTGCTCGTCGACCTGGCGGTCGAACGTGGCGGCAATGTCGAGGGTGCTGTACCGGGCCAAGTGGTGACAACGGCCAATGGCGTAAAAATCGTCGGCCACCTCAATGTGCCCGGCCGCATCGCGGCGTCGGCATCGCTGCTTTACGCCAGGAACCTGTTTGCCTTTCTCGAAACGCTGGTCGACAAGACGACCAAGACGCTCGCCATCAATCGCGACGACGATCTGGTCAAGGCAACGATGCTGACCGATGGCGGCAAGGTGGTTCATCCGGCCTTCGCCAAGGCCGACCAGCAGCCTCATGTCGAGCCGGCCGCGATCCCGGCCAAGACCATGGTCGCCGACGCTTCGCCTGCTGCCAAGAAAGCCGCGCCCAAGAAGGCGGCCGCATCCAAGTCGCCCTCGTCGAAGCCGAAAGGGATCGCGTGA
- a CDS encoding aa3-type cytochrome c oxidase subunit IV, whose amino-acid sequence MADHSPTGPVELGAKMDYAEHDRTYAGFLMLAKYGSLFCGALLLAMAFGFFAGGFFSATILFVLILAVGGFILR is encoded by the coding sequence ATGGCTGATCACTCGCCGACCGGTCCTGTCGAACTGGGCGCGAAGATGGACTATGCAGAGCATGACCGCACCTATGCGGGCTTCCTCATGCTGGCCAAATACGGATCGCTTTTCTGCGGAGCCCTGCTTCTGGCGATGGCTTTTGGTTTCTTCGCGGGCGGCTTCTTCTCGGCGACCATCCTCTTCGTGCTGATTCTGGCCGTCGGCGGCTTTATCCTCCGATAG
- a CDS encoding alpha/beta hydrolase — protein sequence MISPTQRFDWNGTGIAWDTIGSGPSLVLIHGTPFSSHVWHRIVPELARGHQLYFYDLPGYGQSDKRAGQDVSLGIQNKALAAMLAFWKLERPKVIAHDFGGATALRAHLIDGCDYERLLLIDPVAVRPWGSPFVQHVRHHESAFAGVPDYIQAAILKAYVSGAAASPLSENELEPYVAPWMGPVGQPAFYRQIAQMDQRFTDEVEPLYAKFRCPVALLWGEEDRWIPLQSGHSLAALLPDCALTLIPGSGHLMQEDAPEAIVAAALRFFAR from the coding sequence ATGATTTCGCCGACACAGAGATTTGACTGGAACGGCACCGGCATAGCCTGGGACACGATCGGCTCTGGACCCTCGCTCGTGCTCATCCATGGGACGCCGTTTTCGTCACATGTCTGGCACCGGATCGTTCCGGAGCTGGCGCGCGGCCACCAGTTGTATTTCTACGATCTCCCTGGATATGGGCAATCCGACAAACGGGCAGGCCAGGATGTTTCGCTGGGCATCCAGAACAAGGCGCTGGCGGCGATGCTGGCTTTCTGGAAGCTCGAGCGCCCCAAAGTCATCGCCCATGATTTCGGCGGCGCCACCGCCTTGCGTGCACATCTGATCGACGGTTGCGACTATGAAAGGCTGCTGCTCATCGACCCGGTGGCTGTGCGGCCCTGGGGCTCGCCCTTCGTCCAGCATGTCCGGCACCATGAATCTGCGTTTGCCGGCGTGCCGGACTACATTCAAGCGGCGATCCTGAAAGCGTATGTTTCGGGCGCCGCGGCGAGCCCCTTGTCGGAGAACGAACTGGAACCCTATGTCGCGCCATGGATGGGGCCAGTTGGCCAGCCGGCTTTCTACCGCCAGATCGCCCAGATGGATCAGCGTTTCACCGACGAGGTCGAACCGCTTTATGCCAAATTCCGCTGCCCGGTGGCCTTGCTGTGGGGAGAAGAGGATCGCTGGATACCGCTGCAAAGCGGTCACTCGCTCGCGGCCCTGCTGCCGGATTGCGCCTTGACCCTCATTCCAGGGTCCGGTCATCTCATGCAGGAAGATGCCCCTGAGGCGATCGTAGCCGCCGCCTTGCGCTTCTTCGCCCGCTGA
- a CDS encoding DUF3096 domain-containing protein, with product MTISTLALTPLISLIAGVLILVMPRLLNYIVALYLIVVGLLGLFPHLAG from the coding sequence ATGACCATTTCCACGCTTGCGCTCACCCCGCTCATCTCGCTGATCGCCGGCGTGCTGATCCTCGTCATGCCAAGGCTGTTGAACTACATCGTCGCGCTCTATCTGATCGTCGTCGGACTGCTCGGGCTTTTCCCGCATCTTGCCGGCTGA